The Capra hircus breed San Clemente chromosome 2, ASM170441v1, whole genome shotgun sequence genome window below encodes:
- the LOC108637382 gene encoding peptidyl-prolyl cis-trans isomerase FKBP1A: MGVQVETISPGDGRTFPKRGQTCVVHYTGMLEDGKKFDSSRDRNKPFKFVLGKQEVIRGWEEGVAQMSVGQRAKLTISPDYAYGATGHPGIIPPNATLIFDVELLKLE, encoded by the coding sequence ATGGGAGTGCAGGTGGAGACCATCTCTCCCGGAGACGGGCGCACCTTCCCGAAGCGTGGTCAGACCTGCGTGGTGCACTACACGGGGATGCTTGAAGATGGAAAGAAATTCGATTCCTCCCGGGACAGAAACAAGCCCTTCAAGTTTGTGCTGGGCAAGCAGGAGGTGATCCGAGGCTGGGAAGAAGGGGTTGCCCAGATGAGCGTGGGTCAGAGAGCCAAGCTGACTATCTCCCCAGACTATGCCTACGGTGCCACTGGGCACCCAGGCATCATCCCACCAAATGCCACTCTCATCTTTGACGTGGAACTTCTAAAACTGGAATGA